One Synechocystis sp. LKSZ1 genomic window, AATTTTTTCTTCGGCTATAACCAGCAAACAGCCGCAACGGGAGCCCAAGGGCCAACGTCCCAATTCTGTAATCACAGCCTGGAGGGTCATAGCCGGCGAGATCGTGACCGGATTGCGAATAATACTCGACTCAATGGCCTGGGGCGTGAGCATTGTTCTCGGGACAAAAGCGTCTGCCTTAATTATCCCTTCCTAATCCCGAGGGCAACTGCTTTTAGGCAAAATTCGTGGTAATTACTTAGGCGAGAATTAGTGTTTGCGGTAATTACCTAGATGAGAGTCAGTTCATTCTCCCGAAAATGGGCCTTAAAACGCTTGTCAAATTGCACCAGTACCGGCAGATTGGCACTAATCGGTCTCCCTTGCCATTCCGTTAGCACAGCAAGCACCTCCCCTTCTAAATCCTTGAGGTCAAAGGCCTCTGGCCGATGCTGGGGATGATGGTAAACAATAACGGAACTGGTCACACGGACACGATCGCCAACTTTCATAACACTCTAGCTTTTGGTTTCTCTTTGATTCAAGGATGGGTCAATCAACCCCAAACAGCCTTAATATTCTGGCATAGGTTGGTGACGAACTTTTGCCCTGCAACAGTTTGTTACGGCCTTGAGTGGGAGAGGGTCTAGGAGAATCCCAAGCAATGTGATAGCATAGGAAACGCTGATTTTTAGATAAATTGCTAGTCCTAAGTCCCTATGGCCAAAAAATCCATGATCGAGCGAGATAAGCGCCGCAGTCGCTTAGTCGCCAAGTATGCCGCCAAACGAGAAGCCTTAAAAGAAGAATTTCGCCAAGCTGAAACCCTCGAAGACAAACTCTTGGCCCACCAAAAAATTCAACAACTGCCCCGCAACAGTGCGCCTTCCCGCCGTCGTAATCGCTGTCAAGTCACGGGTCGTCCCCGTTCCTACTACCGTGATTTTGGCCTGTGCCGTAATGTGCTCCGGGAATGGGCCCACCAAGGCCTCCTGCCGGGG contains:
- a CDS encoding ferredoxin-thioredoxin reductase variable chain encodes the protein MKVGDRVRVTSSVIVYHHPQHRPEAFDLKDLEGEVLAVLTEWQGRPISANLPVLVQFDKRFKAHFRENELTLI
- the rpsN gene encoding 30S ribosomal protein S14: MAKKSMIERDKRRSRLVAKYAAKREALKEEFRQAETLEDKLLAHQKIQQLPRNSAPSRRRNRCQVTGRPRSYYRDFGLCRNVLREWAHQGLLPGVVKSSW